The nucleotide sequence CGTCCACGTAGCGGACGGCGAGCTTGACGCCGGGCTCGAGTTCGTGCGTCAGGCCGGGAGCGACGACCGCTCCCCCGTCCCGCAGGTTGACGACGGCAACAACGTCCCAGGTAGCGGAAGACCGCTCGGGAGTGTACTGGAGCACCCCGACACCGTAGAGGCCGGCCTCCTTCTGGCCGGGGGGCGCATAGGGAAGCAGCAGTGAGCCCGCCTGGTCGTACACCAACTGACCCGAGACGTATACGTCGCTGGCGAAGGTGTAATCCGACCCTGCTACTGCCTGCCAGGTACCTTCATTCGACGAGAGGGCGATGGACGCGGGAGCAGGGAGATCGAGCCTGTCCAGCTTTTCAGGCAGGGTATAGGCCGCTTCGAGCCACACGCCCCCGTCCCCCACCGTCCCGGCCGTTGCCAGACCGAACTGCTGCTGGCGCCGGTAGCGGCCGCTCACCTTGAATGCTCCTGGAGAACCGGAGATAGGTTCCATCCACAAAGCGGGCAGGTCCGTGTACCCGTTGAAGTAGCTCGCGTAAACGTTGTACCCTGCCACCATGCTCTCGGCTCGCAGGGCAAACTCGTACTGGTTGCCCGGGCCGACGCCTTCGATGGCCAGCCAGTTCTCGCCCGGTACCGTGCCACCGGGTGGCACATTGGCTGCGATGCTTTCGGCGAGCCTCCTGACGGGGTCCGCCGGGAAAGGAGCCGGGACGAAGTCGAGGATGCCCACAGCGGTGAGCCCCAGCGAAGGGCCCAGGCCCCCCGATAGCCGTACGGCCGGCACAGGGATGGCGGCCGCTTCTCGTTCGACCAGCGCATCCGTCGACAGCGTGTGGGGATTGATGACGTTGGTCGGGTTGATCCCGTCGGCGGTCCCCCAGTTGATGATCTGGCGGCCGACCCGCAGATCGGCGGCAGGGAAGTAGACGTCGAAGTACGCCTCGTGCAGCGTGGGGGCCAGCTGTGCCGGTGATGTCCCGGCTGTTTCGCTTCCCTCGAACCCTTTCTCTTCCAAGAAAGGAACGGTTCCCTTCCAGGAGAGGTACACCCGCCCGTCCGGACCAGGCCGGGCTTCCACCGTCAGCTCGTATCGGGTCTCGTTCTGGGTCACGGCCGATGGGTCCGCTGTGTAAAACAGACGATGGTCCAGCTTGCCGCCCACCTGCACCTCGGAAGCGAATGCCCCGCTTGCGAGCGCGAGCGGGAGCAGCAGGACCGCCACGCCCCACGCCGACAGGGCGAGGGCACGAGCCCGGATCGCCTTGACTGCTTTTTTCATCCCTATCCTCCCCATCCCCGTAAACTCAGCGATGGCGTCGTGGGGAAATGGCGCGGAGATCCCACGATACCTGCTGGCGACCGATAGTGGCTGGCGAGCTCACCGCCGCAGATAGCGCAAGGTGAAGTACTCGTCCGGCACCGCACCCGAGCGCTGCGAAATCAACTGGACCAGCGTCTTGCTCTTGCTCTTGGCGTTGACCATGGTGATGCGGTAGGGCAACCATTTCCCCTGTTCGTCCTGCCGGAAGTCGGCGGTCAGCAGCTGCTTCTCCAACCGGCCGCTCCGGTCGAAGAAGTCGATGCGAAGCGGCAGGAACGTCTCCTTCCAAACCCACATCTGGACGTAGCTGTACTTCTTGTCCGTGCTCTTGGGCGTCAGCTTCAGCACGTACGCGGCGCGGCCGTCGACCGCGGTGTCCGCCAGGCGTTGGGCCGTGTAATCCTCCTTGTACGTCGTGCCCCCGCCGATCTCGTCATACGTGAAGTCGGTCCCCATGAACTGATCCTGCGTGGCGCTGCCGGCGATGCGCCGCTCCCGTCCCAGGGCCGGCAAGTACAGCCACATCTGGGCCGGCTTGTCGGGCTCGTCGATGCTGAGGAACTTGGTGCCCCGGACGTCGGGCGGGTCGAGGTACTCGAGCAGTTGCTGCGTTGCGCCGCTGCTCGCCTCCATCCGGAAGATCCGCAAGCGGTTGGCGCGCTGCTGGCCCCGGGCGTTTTCCGTGACGAGCTCGAGCTCGGCTTGCCCGCTGCCGCTCAGCACCGCCGTGCCCGTCATCCGGTCCAGGATCTCCGAAGCCGACAATTCGGCCGCCAGGGCACCTGCGGCGATCATGACCACCGTCACCCATGCCGCCAGCACCCCCGACCAAACGACGCGAAGCGTCCCCCGCAAACGGTGCCCGACCCTTTCGCCCACGCTCCTCTTCACTTCAACCGCCACCCCCGTCCATCGTCTCGATCAAGAGCTCTTGCCGGGTTGGGCCGATGCGGCCCGGGCCGTCACCCCGCCGCCGGCCACGGTTCGCTCCGGCATGCGTACCAGCAACGCCGCCAGAGGAAACAGCGTGGCGGCGGCGGACACCAGCATGGTCATGGCCAGGAGCGCTCCCAGCACCGCCACGGCCCGGAAGTCGGAGAAGACCAGCACGGCAAAGCCGGCGGCAAGGCTGAGGGCGTTGGTCAGGATCGCCCGGCCCGTGCTGGCCGCGGTCACCGCCAGGGCTTCCACCGGTGGCCGGCCGGCCGTGCGTTCCTGCCGGAACCGGCTCATCATCTGGATGCCGAAGTCCACTCCGACACCGATGGTGATGCTCGCGATCATGGTGGTCGCCACGTCCAGGGCGATGCCGCCGTACCCCATCAGCCCGAATTGCAGCACGACGGTCAGCACGAGCGGCACGAGCGCGAGAAGGCCGACCAGCCATGACCGCATCAACAGGCCGACGATGATGCCCACGACGACGAAGGAGATGGCCAGGCTCTGGAGCAGACTCGGAATGAACCGGTCCAGCAGCCGGATGACGAGCTGCGGAATGCCGACCACCGACACCCTGGCCGGTGTCCCGGCAAAGGCCAGCTGGCTTTGCACCTCTACCTCCTGCACGATGCGCTTGATCTGCTGGGTGGGAACCGTGGCGATGCGGGTGAAAAGCCGCGCCTTCGAGTAGTCGTAGTTGACCAGTTGATCGAGCCCGCTGCCGCCCTGCAAAGCAAACAGAAGCAGTTCCTGAGCGACGGCTTGGCGGCTATCCGGAACGCGCAAGGCCGCCGGCTCGTCGCCGTTCAGCGCCCGGTTGACTTCTCGCACCACGTCCACGACGGACTGGCTGTGGCCCACGTTGGGCAGGGCGTCCAGGCTCTGTTGGAGCCTCTCCAGGCGCTCGAGCACGGCCGGATCTTTCACGCCGTCCGGGGTACCCGTATCGACCACGATGGTGAGGGGATTGGTGCCCCCGAAGTGTTGCTCGACGGCCCGCGTCCCTCTCACGACGGGACTGTCCGGCCGGAAGTACTCGAGAAAGTTGGTCTCGACCCGGACGCGAGGGATCCCGAGGGCAGCGACCACGAGGAGCAGGCTGCTCAGCCCCACGATGCCCAGGCCTGCGGGCCGGGCCATGGCGGAGGCCAGCTGCGCCATCCACCTGTCGAAGGTGCCCCAGGCCCCTGCCGAGTCGGCGGGCCGCGGCTGCGCTGCCGCCCGCAGTTCTCGCAGACTCAGGATGGCCGGGATGGCCACCAAGGTGGCCAGGAGGGAGAACAAGATACCCAATGCCGTGAACAGCCCGAACTCCTTGACCGGCTGGACGAAGGAGGTCGCCAGCGAGGCGAAGCCGACCGCGTCCGTGAGCGAGACCATCACCAGAGGAGCGTTGAGCGCCGTCATCGCGCGCTCAACCGCCTCCGGGTGTTGCAGCCCTTCCCGGCGCCCCTCCTGGTAGCGACCCAGGACATAGATGGTACTGGCGCTGCCTACCACCACCAGCATCACGGGCAGCACCGACGAGACGATGGAGAGGTGGTAGCCCAGGGCTGCCATCAGGCCCAGGGTCCAGACGAGGCTCAGCAACACCGGTACCATTGGCAGCACCAGGGCCGCCGCCGTCCGGAAGCTCACGTAGAAACTGCCCAACACCACCGCGACGGCCAGGGGAAAGAGCACCTCCAGGTCT is from Limnochorda sp. L945t and encodes:
- a CDS encoding DUF1302 family protein, whose protein sequence is MKKAVKAIRARALALSAWGVAVLLLPLALASGAFASEVQVGGKLDHRLFYTADPSAVTQNETRYELTVEARPGPDGRVYLSWKGTVPFLEEKGFEGSETAGTSPAQLAPTLHEAYFDVYFPAADLRVGRQIINWGTADGINPTNVINPHTLSTDALVEREAAAIPVPAVRLSGGLGPSLGLTAVGILDFVPAPFPADPVRRLAESIAANVPPGGTVPGENWLAIEGVGPGNQYEFALRAESMVAGYNVYASYFNGYTDLPALWMEPISGSPGAFKVSGRYRRQQQFGLATAGTVGDGGVWLEAAYTLPEKLDRLDLPAPASIALSSNEGTWQAVAGSDYTFASDVYVSGQLVYDQAGSLLLPYAPPGQKEAGLYGVGVLQYTPERSSATWDVVAVVNLRDGGAVVAPGLTHELEPGVKLAVRYVDVVGGADTEFGGMRPQIRGVAARVEAAF
- a CDS encoding efflux RND transporter permease subunit, giving the protein MAVVTRLVLKHPRPVLGALLAVTLVFAAFLPKLHISSDLRSMVPRDDPALRALDAVTDEFGSQDLVMVVLRAPDVYTVSTLQKVGRLAEALREIPGVDTVTSPLDVELVRATESGMEIQPVVTAPPSTPDEVAQFKARFLTSPLADSLISPDGRALAIVVTLEPGFAFNDEFSRTTGPQIEALVAREQGPESIDVVGEPFLAYVGTRSIRRDLEVLFPLAVAVVLGSFYVSFRTAAALVLPMVPVLLSLVWTLGLMAALGYHLSIVSSVLPVMLVVVGSASTIYVLGRYQEGRREGLQHPEAVERAMTALNAPLVMVSLTDAVGFASLATSFVQPVKEFGLFTALGILFSLLATLVAIPAILSLRELRAAAQPRPADSAGAWGTFDRWMAQLASAMARPAGLGIVGLSSLLLVVAALGIPRVRVETNFLEYFRPDSPVVRGTRAVEQHFGGTNPLTIVVDTGTPDGVKDPAVLERLERLQQSLDALPNVGHSQSVVDVVREVNRALNGDEPAALRVPDSRQAVAQELLLFALQGGSGLDQLVNYDYSKARLFTRIATVPTQQIKRIVQEVEVQSQLAFAGTPARVSVVGIPQLVIRLLDRFIPSLLQSLAISFVVVGIIVGLLMRSWLVGLLALVPLVLTVVLQFGLMGYGGIALDVATTMIASITIGVGVDFGIQMMSRFRQERTAGRPPVEALAVTAASTGRAILTNALSLAAGFAVLVFSDFRAVAVLGALLAMTMLVSAAATLFPLAALLVRMPERTVAGGGVTARAASAQPGKSS
- a CDS encoding outer membrane lipoprotein-sorting protein, whose translation is MKRSVGERVGHRLRGTLRVVWSGVLAAWVTVVMIAAGALAAELSASEILDRMTGTAVLSGSGQAELELVTENARGQQRANRLRIFRMEASSGATQQLLEYLDPPDVRGTKFLSIDEPDKPAQMWLYLPALGRERRIAGSATQDQFMGTDFTYDEIGGGTTYKEDYTAQRLADTAVDGRAAYVLKLTPKSTDKKYSYVQMWVWKETFLPLRIDFFDRSGRLEKQLLTADFRQDEQGKWLPYRITMVNAKSKSKTLVQLISQRSGAVPDEYFTLRYLRR